The Terriglobia bacterium genomic sequence TCGTTGTTGAATTAAACGCGCACTTCGTTGTGACGCGTTACTAAGACGTTGGTATAAGGCTAATGAGATATTGATGTCAATACATTTTTGTTGTTACTGATCAACTTCGAAAGAAGACAAACGTTACAATTACAAATAGAGGAATCAGGATCAGACCGGAATACACCATATAGCCGCCGAATGACGGCATCTTGATGCCCTGCTCTTCGGCAATGCTTTTCACCATAAAGTTGGGCCCGTTTCCGATATAGGTATTCGCTCCCATGAAAACCGATCCACACGACACCGCAGCCAGCAACGTCCTCCCAAGACCGGACTGCAACATCAAACCCAGATTTTGCACGCTGGTTCCCAGCAGTCCCGAAGCCATTGCCGTGAACGTGAGGTATGTGGGCGCGTTGTCCAGAACGCTGGATAGAGTTCCCGACATCCAGAAATAGTGCCATGGCGCCCTCAAATCAAAAGCAGCAGCCCGCGCATTAAGAATCTCCAGCGCCGGTGCCATTGTTACGAAAATTCCTATAAATATTGCGGCCACTTCGATGATCGGTGAAAAGTGAAAGTGGTTTTCGCGATGGATCGACCGTGGCGTTGTGTACCAGGAAAGCCTGGCCATCGTGATCATCATCGCCTCCTGAATTCCCCTCGGCCAGCCGAAATGCCCGCTCAATACAGCCGCCACCATGACCCCAAGCAGATAGAGGAAATTGCGCGCCCCCTGGATTTGAAGAGGATGGCGGGCTTGAACGATCTCCGCCATGACGCGGTGCGTTTCGATTTCCTCCTTTGTAAAAACGAACTGATCGTAAATGTTGAACAGGATGAGCAGCCCCCCGACGACAAACGCCCACTGCGGAAGCAGGCGCAACGTAAACTGGAACGGCACACCCCGCAGGAATCCAAGGAACAGCGGAGGGTCACCGAGCGGTGTCAGGAGCCCGGCAGTA encodes the following:
- a CDS encoding sodium:proton antiporter, producing MNRRIVSSLVLVGTICGNAGVVLGAARQAAEPSQAAMSFPTWSLAPFVLMLISIAVLPMVAPRWWDSNLNKTIVSAAMSVPVLALILQRDPQLLLHSLLDYFSFLTLLASLFIISGGIYIKGEFAGTPLVNAIFLAVGALFANLIGTTGASMLLIRPFLRANHLRRHRAHLIVFFIFIVSNTAGLLTPLGDPPLFLGFLRGVPFQFTLRLLPQWAFVVGGLLILFNIYDQFVFTKEEIETHRVMAEIVQARHPLQIQGARNFLYLLGVMVAAVLSGHFGWPRGIQEAMMITMARLSWYTTPRSIHRENHFHFSPIIEVAAIFIGIFVTMAPALEILNARAAAFDLRAPWHYFWMSGTLSSVLDNAPTYLTFTAMASGLLGTSVQNLGLMLQSGLGRTLLAAVSCGSVFMGANTYIGNGPNFMVKSIAEEQGIKMPSFGGYMVYSGLILIPLFVIVTFVFFRS